A stretch of Acidovorax sp. RAC01 DNA encodes these proteins:
- a CDS encoding DNA cytosine methyltransferase has translation MGTISEAFRFVDLFAGLGGFHVALGELEGRGVFAAEWEPTLRALYKVNFGIDAWGDLNDLSSDEIIARSVPDHHVLTAGFPCQPFSKAGDQLGFKDTNQGNLFFKVHDILRVKRPLHFILENVPNILKHDGGRTRATIIRLLEELGYSVEVEHFSPHEFGIPQVRERAYFVGSLNGLDHFEWPAKHKAPTELNWVLRHEAHSRRAIPEQTLRAIDMWGDFLRRSPAALKLPSFPIWAMEFGATYPYEDETPSGVWARRPVWGLRQMGLKGSFGQSLEGTIDEQITRIPSHANRAGDFHFPKWKRTFIRQNREFYQANRSWIDPWLEKWRPQDFHSSFQKLEWNAQGEERDIDNFVLQVRASGLRVKRPTTSPSLIAFTETQVPILGANLAGKRRYMTPAECAELQCLGGIQLPASDINAYKALGNAVNAQVVKAIAERLLCKLIRPTSIINSDLEPLRATA, from the coding sequence ATGGGAACTATTAGTGAGGCCTTCCGTTTCGTCGACCTCTTCGCTGGGCTGGGTGGCTTCCACGTCGCCCTCGGTGAATTGGAGGGGCGTGGCGTGTTCGCTGCTGAGTGGGAGCCCACGCTGAGGGCCCTTTACAAGGTCAATTTCGGTATCGATGCTTGGGGTGACCTCAACGACCTCAGCAGCGACGAAATCATCGCCCGGAGCGTGCCCGATCACCACGTCCTCACCGCGGGTTTCCCGTGTCAGCCGTTCTCGAAAGCAGGAGACCAACTGGGCTTCAAGGACACAAATCAGGGCAATCTCTTCTTCAAGGTGCACGACATCCTGCGCGTCAAACGGCCGCTGCACTTTATCTTGGAGAACGTGCCCAACATCCTCAAGCACGACGGCGGCCGCACCAGGGCCACGATCATCCGCCTGCTGGAAGAGCTTGGCTACTCCGTCGAAGTAGAGCACTTCTCACCCCATGAGTTCGGCATTCCACAGGTGCGAGAACGCGCCTACTTCGTAGGTTCACTCAATGGTCTCGATCATTTCGAGTGGCCGGCGAAGCACAAGGCTCCCACCGAACTCAATTGGGTACTGCGGCACGAAGCGCATTCCAGGCGCGCCATCCCGGAACAGACGCTGCGAGCCATCGACATGTGGGGCGACTTCCTGCGCCGCTCGCCTGCTGCGCTGAAGTTGCCTTCCTTCCCGATCTGGGCGATGGAGTTCGGAGCGACCTACCCCTACGAAGACGAAACTCCGTCAGGAGTTTGGGCTCGCAGACCTGTGTGGGGTCTTCGCCAGATGGGCTTGAAGGGCAGCTTCGGTCAATCCCTTGAGGGCACGATTGACGAGCAAATCACGCGGATACCGAGCCATGCCAACCGCGCAGGTGACTTCCATTTCCCCAAATGGAAACGGACTTTCATCAGGCAGAACCGTGAGTTCTACCAAGCCAACCGGTCCTGGATTGATCCCTGGCTAGAAAAGTGGCGCCCTCAAGACTTCCACTCCAGCTTCCAAAAGCTGGAGTGGAACGCACAGGGTGAAGAGCGCGACATCGACAACTTCGTGCTGCAGGTGCGCGCGTCTGGGCTGCGGGTCAAGCGTCCCACGACCTCCCCAAGTCTCATCGCCTTCACGGAGACCCAGGTGCCCATCCTCGGTGCTAACCTTGCCGGTAAACGTCGCTACATGACTCCAGCCGAGTGCGCTGAACTTCAGTGTCTCGGCGGCATCCAGTTACCGGCGTCCGACATCAATGCGTATAAGGCCCTCGGCAACGCAGTTAACGCCCAGGTCGTCAAAGCGATCGCAGAACGATTGCTGTGCAAGCTCATCCGTCCTACCTCCATCATCAACTCTGACCTCGAACCGTTGAGGGCTACTGCATGA
- a CDS encoding DUF262 domain-containing protein produces MTDHIEHGNDDLDEEDPRVQLLESLADGLANLSEASDTPNGVSPVSSMFGSDDVDFASDGWTNRLAEIQGWLYLSDNLPLTGVEPFLQALIAELELDPTDLLAPGTASPQLSIRALERLKERVDTACRLQADFLEELEAKGTSRATATQSWADAWAEIDANEEVVSPEPVTAKAAVWPIFQLTKKAPNLTPSYQRGDVWGNGDRQSLMESILRGVPLPSIILLRTGSSTPHEVVDGKQRLTTILRFVGKHPVAKQKVAEVTDRHSGIKFNEQGRLDNNGRRDLTDLFNNDYPAFRRAWKALEGYALKAEHEDDYYFPFKLRATGDGGLVGPYLEPLRGKYYTQIKGKEINVAGQQLSVESLFEDVVEYTIPVIEYTQATQAQIHEVFRLYNKQGVHLNAEEIRNAVFHEVELTRATLVAAGDADPNIDVSKIAESLAGVVDLGRLGEALKSYGFGDTRYKRTKLLAWVISVLVHDTAGKNLASTSRNIDQLLIKIQNSKSHPLGSLCTNPCAVCLDMAEAQTIRP; encoded by the coding sequence ATGACCGACCACATCGAACACGGGAACGACGACTTGGACGAGGAGGATCCGCGGGTCCAATTGCTTGAGAGCCTCGCCGACGGGTTAGCGAACCTCTCGGAGGCTTCAGATACGCCCAACGGCGTTTCCCCAGTGTCTTCGATGTTCGGGAGCGACGACGTCGACTTCGCCTCCGATGGATGGACGAACCGACTGGCTGAGATCCAAGGCTGGCTGTACCTCAGCGATAACCTCCCGCTCACGGGCGTCGAACCCTTCCTTCAGGCGCTCATAGCTGAACTCGAACTTGATCCCACCGACCTCCTTGCCCCCGGGACAGCCTCTCCGCAACTGAGCATCCGCGCGCTGGAACGCCTGAAGGAGCGCGTGGATACCGCCTGTCGGCTGCAGGCCGACTTCCTCGAAGAGCTTGAAGCCAAGGGCACTAGCCGTGCGACGGCCACCCAGTCCTGGGCTGACGCTTGGGCCGAGATCGACGCGAACGAGGAAGTGGTAAGTCCGGAACCGGTCACGGCAAAGGCTGCAGTCTGGCCGATCTTCCAACTCACCAAGAAGGCGCCTAACCTAACGCCGTCGTACCAACGAGGTGACGTTTGGGGCAATGGTGACCGGCAGTCCCTGATGGAGTCGATCCTCCGAGGCGTCCCCTTGCCGTCCATCATTCTGTTGAGAACGGGATCTTCCACCCCGCATGAGGTTGTCGACGGCAAGCAGAGGCTCACGACTATCCTTCGGTTCGTTGGGAAGCACCCCGTGGCCAAGCAAAAGGTTGCTGAGGTTACCGACCGGCACAGTGGAATAAAGTTCAACGAACAAGGACGTCTCGACAACAACGGTCGCAGAGACTTGACGGATCTGTTCAACAACGACTATCCAGCCTTCCGTCGTGCGTGGAAAGCGCTGGAGGGTTACGCACTCAAGGCCGAGCATGAGGACGACTATTACTTCCCGTTCAAGTTGCGCGCAACCGGAGACGGCGGACTGGTAGGTCCATACCTTGAACCTCTCCGCGGTAAGTACTACACGCAGATCAAGGGCAAAGAGATTAACGTCGCTGGCCAACAACTCTCCGTCGAATCTCTGTTCGAGGACGTCGTGGAATACACCATTCCCGTCATCGAGTACACCCAGGCCACCCAGGCTCAGATTCATGAGGTCTTTCGCCTTTACAACAAGCAGGGCGTGCACCTGAACGCGGAAGAAATCCGTAACGCTGTGTTCCACGAGGTAGAACTTACCCGCGCGACTCTTGTCGCCGCCGGCGATGCCGACCCGAACATTGATGTCTCTAAAATCGCCGAATCGCTGGCAGGTGTCGTCGATCTTGGCCGCCTCGGTGAGGCGCTTAAGAGCTACGGTTTTGGGGACACACGATACAAGCGTACTAAGCTCCTCGCGTGGGTGATCTCGGTCCTTGTGCATGACACAGCGGGGAAAAACCTGGCATCGACGAGTCGCAATATCGACCAGTTGCTGATCAAGATTCAGAATAGCAAGTCACACCCCTTAGGGTCCCTCTGCACAAATCCCTGCGCTGTGTGCCTGGACATGGCTGAAGCCCAGACAATAAGGCCATGA
- a CDS encoding IS5 family transposase — MKQSSLGLSNTTKRTRKREFLDSMELVVPWAELVSLIEPYAPECGRRGQQPFSVQILLRIHFMQQWFKLSDPAMEEALHDVPAFRDFAGLSHWDEHIPSESSILRFRHLLERHKLAEQILATVNALLQAKGLQLKAGTVVDATLIAAPSSTKNQKGERDPEMHQSKKGNQWYFGMKAHIGVDADSGLVHSVRGTSGNVNDVVEANSLLHGQETDAFGDAGYQGVDRRPDANKNVRWHVAMRPGLRRALDKGNPVGVLIDQLERTKASIRARVEHPFRVIKQQFGYVKVRYRGLKKNTAQIVTLFALSNLWMARHKLLACRGQVRLQGA, encoded by the coding sequence ATGAAGCAAAGCAGCCTGGGACTGAGCAACACCACCAAGCGCACGCGCAAGCGTGAATTCCTTGACTCCATGGAACTGGTGGTGCCCTGGGCTGAACTGGTCTCGCTGATAGAGCCCTACGCACCCGAGTGCGGACGCCGGGGCCAGCAGCCTTTTTCGGTGCAGATCCTGCTGCGCATCCATTTCATGCAGCAGTGGTTCAAGCTCAGCGACCCAGCCATGGAAGAAGCACTGCACGACGTGCCTGCCTTTCGGGACTTTGCCGGCCTGTCTCACTGGGATGAACACATCCCCAGTGAATCGAGCATCTTGCGTTTCAGGCATCTGCTGGAGCGCCACAAGCTGGCCGAACAAATACTCGCTACCGTCAATGCGCTGCTGCAGGCCAAAGGGCTGCAACTCAAAGCGGGCACGGTGGTGGATGCCACGCTCATTGCCGCACCCAGCTCCACCAAGAATCAAAAGGGCGAGCGCGACCCCGAGATGCACCAAAGCAAGAAGGGCAACCAGTGGTACTTCGGCATGAAGGCCCACATTGGCGTAGATGCGGACTCAGGCCTGGTGCACAGCGTTCGAGGCACCAGCGGCAATGTGAACGACGTGGTTGAAGCAAACAGTCTGCTGCATGGGCAAGAAACTGATGCCTTTGGTGACGCGGGCTACCAAGGGGTGGACAGGCGGCCCGATGCCAACAAGAACGTGCGATGGCATGTGGCCATGCGCCCTGGGTTGCGCCGGGCTCTGGACAAGGGCAACCCTGTGGGGGTGCTGATCGATCAACTTGAACGCACCAAGGCCAGCATCCGGGCCAGGGTGGAGCACCCGTTCCGAGTGATCAAGCAGCAGTTTGGATATGTGAAGGTGCGCTACCGTGGGCTCAAGAAGAACACGGCGCAGATCGTCACGCTGTTTGCGCTTTCAAACCTGTGGATGGCAAGGCACAAACTGCTGGCCTGTCGGGGACAGGTGCGTCTGCAAGGGGCTTAG
- a CDS encoding Z1 domain-containing protein, translating into MGSVQSGKTASMLGVSALAIDNGIDIIIVLAGTRLSLWRQTYERLVQQLDSGEENAQKIKRRLLCPPPGIAMSEQTLPLTTTYRLPPAQVRQRLSQGMPLIIVAMKQTDHLHALAASLRANVFSAVKELDRTVQMLVLDDEADDGSILDAVVESSQDPIYGRLKQIPRAIANLWDPPQGSPENIFSTYIAYTATPQANLLQEDHNPLAPRDFLISLRTPLDVGHPVDTIDPGNLIAPRSSTYPEAAGIRSYYTGGEVFYRRAEAAKLCVPTTNSVQQDLADAVRAFLVAGAIRLHRSGRLGPASAVTTQFDAEHEALACVAPPHSMLYHPSAAITDHFRGAEDILLWAGIQDRATARNLLGAGDARLPDSLVNDLKAEPAPWAQWLAKYRASAEAIEGEFNVLPPITFPDWQTIETLLIEEVIPGTRVAVVNSDPIADDRPAYKPSQDPATGKWRAARDICTIFVSGNVMARGLTLEGMTTAFFQRSSANPLADTQMQMQRWFGYRGSHIELCRVFASSTQLELFRAYHDVDEAVRTAITERMMNGSPDPAVLQGLNFEATGKITGVGNLPLSPGARPFVTVINSGKQEDPNADVVAELFARPSSDLTVADVQRGRILDVPLKLTEAAELLDRLTFAQYRPGSEGFQADFWSRIEARAHAVSPISDRPFYRPPVRHGEGDLTRRACPYAIAAYLRLWSAGLTRSIKGLFVTGRPGDLWSYADLGRKTAEQPRFWVGIRYGDGATVSTGPLARLPFNIRATTKRVIGGELKTTWGASDPSAGPGQFRGDVYFDYYHRNLAVPMSSDTAWRPSGSDGQILFYVNQHPDDLYPTVAVGVCLPAGGPEQFAATRAGATIVTRSVP; encoded by the coding sequence ATGGGTTCGGTCCAGTCTGGCAAGACAGCTTCTATGCTGGGTGTCTCAGCCCTGGCCATCGACAACGGCATAGACATCATCATCGTACTCGCCGGGACTCGTCTTTCCTTGTGGCGCCAGACCTATGAGAGACTGGTGCAGCAGTTGGACTCGGGGGAGGAGAATGCACAGAAGATCAAGCGTCGCCTGCTGTGCCCGCCGCCTGGCATCGCAATGTCAGAACAGACACTCCCACTGACAACCACCTACCGGCTGCCGCCGGCTCAGGTTCGCCAACGCTTGAGTCAGGGTATGCCACTGATCATTGTGGCGATGAAGCAAACTGACCATCTGCATGCCTTGGCAGCAAGCCTCCGCGCCAACGTCTTTAGCGCAGTCAAGGAGCTTGATCGCACCGTCCAAATGCTCGTGCTTGACGACGAGGCCGACGATGGCTCTATTCTCGATGCCGTCGTTGAGTCTTCGCAGGACCCCATTTATGGCAGATTGAAGCAGATCCCGCGTGCGATCGCTAACCTGTGGGATCCACCCCAGGGGTCGCCTGAGAATATTTTCTCGACCTACATCGCTTACACGGCGACACCCCAGGCCAACCTCCTTCAAGAGGACCACAACCCCCTGGCGCCGCGAGATTTCTTGATCTCTCTTCGCACGCCGCTCGACGTCGGCCATCCAGTAGACACAATCGATCCTGGCAACCTCATCGCCCCGCGCTCATCGACCTACCCTGAGGCTGCGGGGATCCGCTCCTACTACACCGGCGGTGAGGTCTTCTACCGCCGCGCGGAGGCAGCCAAACTGTGCGTGCCTACCACCAACTCCGTGCAGCAAGACCTCGCCGACGCCGTCCGAGCTTTTTTGGTGGCGGGCGCCATACGCCTGCACCGCTCTGGCAGGCTTGGCCCGGCGTCGGCAGTCACTACCCAGTTCGACGCCGAGCACGAAGCCCTTGCATGCGTAGCTCCGCCGCACTCGATGCTCTACCACCCCTCTGCCGCGATCACGGATCACTTCAGGGGCGCTGAGGACATACTGCTCTGGGCAGGGATCCAGGACCGGGCGACGGCGCGAAATCTGCTCGGCGCAGGTGACGCAAGGCTCCCCGACAGTTTGGTGAATGACCTAAAGGCGGAACCCGCCCCGTGGGCACAATGGCTCGCCAAGTACCGAGCCTCCGCCGAAGCAATAGAAGGCGAGTTCAACGTTCTGCCGCCGATAACATTCCCAGACTGGCAGACCATCGAAACCCTGCTCATCGAAGAGGTCATCCCGGGGACTAGGGTCGCCGTGGTCAATAGTGACCCCATCGCTGATGACCGTCCTGCCTACAAGCCTAGTCAGGACCCGGCAACCGGCAAGTGGAGAGCGGCCCGCGACATCTGCACGATCTTCGTTTCAGGTAACGTCATGGCCAGGGGATTGACCCTGGAAGGGATGACCACAGCGTTCTTCCAACGTTCATCGGCCAACCCACTAGCCGACACTCAGATGCAGATGCAGCGCTGGTTCGGGTATCGCGGATCCCATATCGAACTGTGCCGCGTCTTCGCCTCGAGCACTCAACTCGAACTTTTCCGCGCTTACCACGATGTCGACGAAGCGGTTCGCACAGCTATCACCGAGCGCATGATGAACGGCTCCCCTGATCCGGCTGTTTTGCAGGGCCTCAACTTCGAGGCCACCGGAAAGATAACGGGCGTTGGCAACCTTCCCCTGTCTCCAGGAGCACGCCCCTTCGTCACCGTCATCAATAGCGGCAAGCAGGAGGATCCTAATGCAGACGTCGTTGCGGAGCTGTTTGCACGACCCTCCAGCGATCTCACTGTGGCCGATGTGCAGCGAGGCCGGATCCTGGACGTGCCGCTCAAACTTACAGAAGCCGCCGAACTCTTGGACCGCCTGACTTTTGCCCAGTACCGGCCCGGGAGCGAGGGTTTCCAGGCGGACTTCTGGAGTCGCATCGAAGCCCGAGCACACGCGGTCAGCCCAATCTCAGACCGCCCTTTCTACCGGCCCCCTGTGAGGCACGGTGAGGGGGACTTGACCCGGCGCGCCTGCCCTTATGCCATCGCCGCCTACCTTCGACTATGGTCGGCCGGTCTCACTCGATCGATCAAGGGACTGTTTGTCACCGGGCGCCCCGGCGATTTGTGGTCCTACGCCGACCTCGGCCGCAAGACGGCTGAGCAGCCACGGTTCTGGGTCGGCATTCGCTACGGAGATGGTGCCACTGTGTCCACTGGTCCGCTGGCACGGCTCCCTTTCAATATTCGCGCCACCACCAAGAGGGTGATCGGAGGCGAACTCAAGACGACATGGGGAGCGAGCGACCCCAGCGCTGGCCCGGGCCAGTTTCGCGGCGACGTCTACTTCGACTACTACCACCGCAACCTTGCTGTTCCGATGAGCAGCGACACGGCTTGGCGACCCAGCGGCTCCGACGGTCAGATCCTCTTCTACGTCAACCAACATCCGGACGACCTGTACCCCACGGTCGCAGTCGGAGTCTGCCTGCCTGCGGGAGGTCCAGAGCAGTTCGCAGCTACGCGTGCTGGAGCGACCATAGTGACAAGGAGCGTTCCATGA
- a CDS encoding PD-(D/E)XK motif protein, which yields MTSYEEVLEQINAVPAGVTGNDRSITWLTDAQVVGLARNNRGHLELFLAGDQLKPRTSTVKSAIHYHSWHRDTQPPLSANRILLPALGHFDQVGAFIAAELLREKADANLERAFAVSEPLIELAIKRLEISENAILGLVGELLLLDALCRRAHDVHVGPLVQAWDGWRRSARDLTWQGTGVEIKTTTRSTSSHAIHGVHQIEPAPATDDAPGEARLLLVSVGLRQADPNVPALSIPSLVDSIIERLTASGAGGLVDEFLRRTAMYGSESGIGYEHAAMANEAPFRTSFNVTFIRGYDMADPAVEVLRHDDVVAHQHVDVQSLTFRVELPGTISLNNPIAGARRVAEAILGLHS from the coding sequence ATGACCAGCTACGAAGAAGTTCTCGAGCAGATCAACGCCGTCCCAGCGGGTGTCACCGGAAATGACAGATCCATCACTTGGTTGACCGACGCGCAGGTGGTCGGTCTTGCCCGGAACAATCGCGGACACCTGGAACTATTCCTTGCAGGCGACCAACTTAAGCCCCGGACCAGCACCGTGAAGTCTGCGATTCACTACCACTCGTGGCACCGTGACACCCAGCCGCCGCTGAGCGCGAACCGCATCCTCTTACCTGCTCTGGGACACTTCGACCAGGTCGGTGCATTCATTGCCGCTGAACTACTGCGTGAGAAAGCTGACGCCAATCTGGAGCGCGCATTCGCCGTCTCTGAGCCCCTGATCGAACTCGCCATCAAGCGTCTGGAGATCTCCGAGAACGCCATCCTCGGACTCGTTGGGGAACTGCTCCTTCTCGACGCTCTCTGCCGTCGCGCACACGATGTCCACGTCGGGCCGCTCGTCCAGGCTTGGGATGGCTGGCGTCGATCCGCTAGGGACCTCACGTGGCAGGGCACTGGCGTCGAGATAAAGACCACAACTCGCAGCACCTCAAGTCACGCCATCCATGGTGTACACCAGATCGAGCCTGCTCCTGCGACTGATGACGCCCCCGGGGAAGCGCGCCTGCTCCTCGTCAGCGTCGGTCTGCGTCAGGCAGATCCCAACGTCCCCGCCTTGTCGATCCCCTCGCTGGTGGACAGCATCATCGAGCGACTCACCGCGAGCGGGGCCGGCGGCTTGGTCGACGAGTTCCTAAGGCGCACAGCCATGTACGGTTCGGAGTCGGGCATAGGTTACGAGCATGCGGCGATGGCCAACGAGGCGCCGTTCAGGACCTCATTCAACGTGACCTTCATCCGCGGCTACGACATGGCAGACCCAGCCGTCGAGGTGTTGCGGCACGATGACGTGGTCGCCCACCAGCATGTGGACGTCCAGTCGCTCACCTTCCGCGTGGAACTTCCCGGGACGATCAGCTTGAACAACCCCATCGCAGGTGCCCGACGCGTCGCGGAGGCGATCCTGGGCCTGCACAGTTAG
- a CDS encoding HNH endonuclease, whose amino-acid sequence MATRNEWTRAETLAALHLYFQIPFGKLDQRNPRIRSLAEWIHRTPGAVALKLVNLASLDPQVRASGRVGMGNASRLDEGIWRELNQDWDAVANEAAHSFDRYSNEHGVPPGSDVADEVPEIAEGKTVTALVKVRVNQARFRKAMLAGYNARCCVSGLSLPQLLVASHIVPWSSDVKNRLNPHNGLLLSVLHDKAYDVGLMTVLPDYTVRVAKRLIDEPLDEFAKGTLLSVNGQKIRLPDRFKPAPEFLTSHAARFGFV is encoded by the coding sequence ATGGCAACACGGAACGAATGGACTCGCGCGGAAACACTCGCCGCGCTTCACCTCTATTTTCAAATTCCGTTTGGAAAGCTCGATCAGCGAAATCCTCGTATCCGATCGCTGGCGGAGTGGATTCACCGGACGCCAGGCGCCGTCGCGCTCAAACTGGTGAACCTTGCAAGCCTCGATCCCCAGGTGCGCGCCAGCGGCCGGGTGGGGATGGGCAATGCCTCGCGCCTCGACGAGGGCATTTGGCGAGAGCTAAACCAAGACTGGGATGCGGTTGCGAATGAAGCGGCCCATTCGTTTGACCGTTACAGCAACGAGCATGGCGTGCCTCCCGGATCGGACGTGGCCGACGAAGTGCCGGAAATTGCCGAAGGAAAGACTGTTACTGCTTTGGTTAAGGTTAGGGTAAATCAAGCGCGATTCAGGAAGGCGATGCTTGCCGGCTACAACGCGCGGTGCTGCGTCAGCGGGCTATCGTTGCCGCAACTGCTCGTTGCTAGTCACATCGTTCCTTGGAGTAGCGACGTGAAAAACCGGCTCAATCCACACAATGGATTGCTGCTTTCCGTTTTGCATGACAAGGCTTACGACGTCGGCTTGATGACCGTGCTGCCTGACTACACAGTCCGCGTGGCGAAACGGCTGATCGATGAGCCGCTCGATGAATTTGCGAAGGGCACCTTGCTCTCAGTGAATGGTCAAAAAATCCGGCTTCCTGACCGATTCAAACCCGCACCTGAGTTCTTGACGTCGCACGCTGCGCGTTTCGGCTTTGTTTGA
- a CDS encoding glycine zipper domain-containing protein: MSDRNDNNTTHTAGKTGMGAVAGGAVGGVAGGAAAGALAGGMTGPVGAAVGAVVGAVAGAVMGHNAKVDPVAEDNYWRDNYSSRPYVTGGKTYDEYQPAYRYGADSYTKYPDRSFDDVEPELSRDWSTARGTSSMEWEHAKHASRDAWHRVSNAAERAIPGDSDRDGR, encoded by the coding sequence ATGAGTGATCGCAACGACAACAACACAACCCACACCGCGGGCAAGACTGGCATGGGCGCTGTGGCGGGTGGCGCAGTGGGCGGGGTGGCAGGCGGCGCGGCCGCTGGTGCGCTGGCCGGTGGCATGACCGGGCCTGTGGGCGCGGCCGTGGGTGCCGTGGTCGGCGCAGTGGCCGGGGCCGTGATGGGCCACAACGCCAAGGTAGACCCGGTGGCTGAGGACAACTACTGGCGCGACAACTATTCGTCGCGCCCCTACGTGACCGGTGGCAAGACCTATGACGAGTACCAGCCGGCCTACCGCTATGGGGCTGATTCGTACACCAAGTACCCCGACCGCTCCTTTGACGACGTAGAGCCCGAGCTCAGCCGCGACTGGAGCACGGCGCGGGGCACGTCGTCGATGGAATGGGAACACGCCAAGCACGCATCGCGTGACGCATGGCACCGCGTAAGCAACGCGGCCGAGCGCGCGATTCCGGGTGATTCAGACCGCGACGGCCGTTGA
- a CDS encoding TIGR03643 family protein: MPHTVPQPAPHAQGPALASASGTTPAPRTPQPLSAGDISRIVEMAWEDRTPFEDVEREYGLPEADVIALMRRTMKPSSFRMWRKRMAGRQTKHRGLNEARRAG, translated from the coding sequence ATGCCTCACACCGTGCCCCAGCCCGCCCCCCACGCGCAAGGCCCTGCCCTCGCATCCGCCAGCGGCACCACGCCAGCCCCGCGCACACCACAGCCGCTGAGCGCAGGCGACATCTCGCGCATCGTGGAAATGGCCTGGGAAGACCGCACACCCTTTGAAGACGTAGAGCGCGAATACGGCCTGCCCGAGGCCGATGTGATCGCCCTCATGCGCCGCACCATGAAGCCATCGTCGTTCCGCATGTGGCGCAAGCGCATGGCCGGGCGGCAGACCAAGCACCGCGGGCTGAACGAGGCGCGCCGGGCGGGCTGA
- a CDS encoding 4Fe-4S binding protein, with translation MSAPRAKALPRLDPTRCTGCGWCVAVCGPHVLSLQVLGEGRWGPKRSQLDDTGGCTGCALCAVQCPFDAISMVRQPGGAGADGAQGAGEG, from the coding sequence ATGTCTGCCCCACGCGCCAAGGCGCTGCCCCGCTTAGACCCCACCCGCTGCACCGGTTGCGGCTGGTGCGTGGCCGTGTGCGGGCCGCATGTGCTGTCGCTACAGGTATTGGGCGAGGGCCGCTGGGGGCCCAAGCGGTCACAGCTGGATGACACGGGCGGCTGCACGGGGTGCGCGCTGTGCGCCGTGCAGTGTCCGTTTGATGCGATCAGCATGGTGCGGCAACCGGGCGGTGCGGGCGCAGATGGGGCACAGGGGGCAGGCGAGGGGTGA
- a CDS encoding OsmC family protein produces MSEKKASVHWVGAGKAGQGQVSTETGSLQQYPYGFASRFADDRKGTNPEEILGAAHAACFTMAFSFAADKAGFATEMVDTTASVRLTQDGDGFVIDRIALNLTAKVPGIDEETFQKMAADAKANCPLSKALAAVPEVTLTAKLVTD; encoded by the coding sequence ATGTCAGAGAAAAAGGCCAGTGTTCACTGGGTAGGCGCCGGCAAGGCCGGCCAGGGCCAGGTCAGCACCGAGACTGGTTCGCTGCAACAGTACCCGTATGGTTTTGCCAGCCGCTTTGCAGACGACCGCAAGGGCACCAACCCCGAAGAGATCCTGGGCGCAGCGCACGCGGCCTGCTTCACCATGGCGTTTTCGTTTGCGGCCGACAAGGCCGGCTTTGCCACCGAGATGGTGGACACCACCGCCAGCGTGCGCCTGACGCAGGATGGCGACGGGTTTGTGATCGACCGCATTGCGCTCAACCTGACGGCCAAGGTGCCGGGCATCGACGAGGAAACGTTCCAGAAAATGGCAGCCGATGCCAAGGCCAACTGCCCGCTGTCGAAGGCGCTGGCGGCAGTGCCCGAAGTGACGCTGACAGCCAAACTCGTCACAGACTGA